The Paenibacillus sp. FSL H7-0357 nucleotide sequence CCATCAGCACCGTGGACCCTTCCGCTTCATTGACTTCAGCCAGCAGGCTCATCACTTCGGCCGCTGTTTTGGAGTCCAGGCTGCCCGTAGGCTCATCGGCCAGAATCAGCGCCGGCCGGTGAATCATTGCCCGGGCAATCGCTACCCGCTGCATCTGCCCGCCGGAGATTTCATACGTCCGTTTATGAAAAAGCGGACCGATGGACAGTCGCTCAGCCACCTCTTGCAGCCTGTGTTCCATTTCCGGAAGCGGCACCCCGGTGAGCGTCAGCGGCAGCACGATATTTTCTTCTACGGTAAGCGTATCAAGCAGATTGAAATGCTGAAAGACGAAACCCAGCTCCTTCCGCCGGAAGAGCGCTTTGTCCTTGCGCCCGAGCGCATTCGGATTTCCGCCGTTAATCATTACCTCGCCTGAGGTAGGCTCGTCGATCGTGGCGATCACGTTGAGCAGTGTTGTTTTCCCACTGCCTGAAGGTCCCATAATACCTACAAACTCACCCTTCTCCACGGCAAAACGAATATGGTTCAGCGCATGAATCGATACCTTGCCCTCATATATTTTGGATAAATTATGGACGTCTAATATGGGCAAGTGCTTCCGCTCCTTCGTTCGCCTGATCGTTTTGGATTGACTTCATTATACAAACTGTAAACTACAGCTGCTATTTCTGAAACTTACAGTCACCTTACATTATTGTAAGCAGAATAGAGTTGACAGAATTCCGGTACGCTGCAGCCGATTCCTCTGTATCTATCAAACCACGGGCGTATGATGCTATAATAGTTGAATATTTAATTTCATGAGTCGGTATATAGCCGGGAGAGGAATTGTGATATGCGATGAAGGATACTCTTGCCAATGAACTGATAACCAGCTGGTTGTCATTGACCCATATACAAATGAATGTAGCAAATGAGTTAGAAACCAAACTTCAGGAGAACTACCAATTGTCTCTAAAAGAATTCTATCTGCTGCTGTTTCTCTCCGAAGCCCCGGAGAAGAAGCTGAAGCTGCAGCAACTGGAGTCGATGGTCGGGTTAAGCCAGAGCGCCGTCTCCAGACTGGTCAGCCGTTTTGAAGCCAAAGGCTGCAACGCGCTCCAAAGAAAGACCTGTGATGATGACCGCAGAAGCATCTATACCTCGCTTACTGCTATAGGGCAAGACAAGCTGGACCGGGCCCGGGTGACCGTTAACGAGGTTCTGGCCCAGTCGTTCCCTGACACCAGGGTGCAGGAGCTGCTGGAGCAGTTGCTGCGTCTGAAACAGCAATGATGGCGTAAGCCTGGCTTCCTGAACGACCCGCTGCCTCATCCCAGAGGCGGCGGTTTTTTTGGGGTGAAAAGAACCCATTCCGCCCGCGGCGCATACAACGTACAAAAAGGAACTGTGAGGTGCTCTCATGCTCTTTTCGCTTATGCAGCTGATCGGCGGTGTCATTCTTTCCCTCGGCTGGCTACCGCAAATCATCCAAATTCTCAAGACAAAATCGGTTGCGGACTTAAACCTGAAGTCCTACTTATTGATGCTGCTGGGGATTGGTTTAATGGAGGCTTATGCTGTCAACTTGGTGTTGACGGGCGTGGGACTTGCTTTTTTCATCACATACACCATGTCTTTAATAGTAGTATCGGCTGTCGTTATTCTGATCCTGCGGTTTCAGCCCCGGCTCAGAAAATAATCCGCACTGCCGTACCCTTGCCCACCTCAGAGGAAATTTCCACCTCATGCCCCAGCTTGCTGCAGATCTGCTTCACCAAATAGAGGCCCATCCCCGTGGATTCCTGAAAGCTGCGGCCGTTCACACCGGTAAAATAAGCATCGAAGACGCGCGGTAAATCCCCCGGCGGGATGCCGACTCCTTCGTCGCGGACTTCCAGCACCGCCCTGCCCTTCTCCTGAAGATATCCGCGAAAATGAACTACACGCCCCTCCTCTACCGTATAGCGCAAGGCATTGGTTATCAGCTGTGTCAGCACAAACGTCAGCCATTTCTCGTCAGAGGTGATGGTTATGCCGCTGTCCATCGCTATCGCCGGAAACACCCGTTTGCGGATGAACAGCCGTTTTTGTTCTGAGGTCACACCGCGCACGATGTCCGCCAGCTCCAGCTGCTCTACATAGAAATCATGCTCGAACGTATCCAGTCTTGCGGTATAGAGCACCGTATCCAGCCCTTTTTTCAGCCGGTCCAGCTCATCGCCAATGGCCGTAAACGGGGGACCGTCTTTATCCTGAATAATCAAGTGTATCACCGAGAGCGGAGTCTTCATAGCGTGCACCCACTGGTTGATGAAATGAATATGCTCCTCCAGCTTGTGGCGGTAGCTGTGCAAATCATTCTGGTAGAGCCGGAACTGCTGTGCCAGCAGCTTGCGCAGGCTTTCCGCGAGCGGAGAGCCCTGTGCGGGCCCTCCCGATTCATCCAGCGATGAAGGCAGGCTCTCCAGCCGCTCATAGAATGACCGGTTGGAGAAATAACGGTATGCCAGATAGGCCAGCAGCAAAAAGGTGCTGAGCAGCCCGGCGTACAGACTGACATTCACACCGCTTCCTCCGTCCAGCCGGTACACCAGGGTAATGATCATAAGCTGGGCAAGGTAGATCACGATTAACGGCGTCTGTTCCCGCAAAAATAGCTTCACG carries:
- a CDS encoding ABC transporter ATP-binding protein, which produces MPILDVHNLSKIYEGKVSIHALNHIRFAVEKGEFVGIMGPSGSGKTTLLNVIATIDEPTSGEVMINGGNPNALGRKDKALFRRKELGFVFQHFNLLDTLTVEENIVLPLTLTGVPLPEMEHRLQEVAERLSIGPLFHKRTYEISGGQMQRVAIARAMIHRPALILADEPTGSLDSKTAAEVMSLLAEVNEAEGSTVLMVTHDAVAASFCHRVIFIKDGRFYSEMYRGSSRPAFFQNIIDMLSLLGGASHDLSAVRL
- a CDS encoding MarR family winged helix-turn-helix transcriptional regulator; translated protein: MKDTLANELITSWLSLTHIQMNVANELETKLQENYQLSLKEFYLLLFLSEAPEKKLKLQQLESMVGLSQSAVSRLVSRFEAKGCNALQRKTCDDDRRSIYTSLTAIGQDKLDRARVTVNEVLAQSFPDTRVQELLEQLLRLKQQ
- a CDS encoding PQ-loop domain-containing transporter; the encoded protein is MLFSLMQLIGGVILSLGWLPQIIQILKTKSVADLNLKSYLLMLLGIGLMEAYAVNLVLTGVGLAFFITYTMSLIVVSAVVILILRFQPRLRK
- a CDS encoding sensor histidine kinase; amino-acid sequence: MKLFLREQTPLIVIYLAQLMIITLVYRLDGGSGVNVSLYAGLLSTFLLLAYLAYRYFSNRSFYERLESLPSSLDESGGPAQGSPLAESLRKLLAQQFRLYQNDLHSYRHKLEEHIHFINQWVHAMKTPLSVIHLIIQDKDGPPFTAIGDELDRLKKGLDTVLYTARLDTFEHDFYVEQLELADIVRGVTSEQKRLFIRKRVFPAIAMDSGITITSDEKWLTFVLTQLITNALRYTVEEGRVVHFRGYLQEKGRAVLEVRDEGVGIPPGDLPRVFDAYFTGVNGRSFQESTGMGLYLVKQICSKLGHEVEISSEVGKGTAVRIIF